One genomic window of Luteitalea pratensis includes the following:
- a CDS encoding M14 family metallopeptidase yields the protein MNTRLLEFSLAVMLTSMAASSSLAQAPAATPAPFAPGVRYSDAVPTLEQVLGHAPGTAITLPDGVVTYLKALAQAAPTRTRLIEYGRTWEGRPLVVLVIASAERMAQLDAVQKGLQRLADPRVLASGEEDRLVASLPVTVWLMHAVHGNEISSVDAALLEAYHLLAAQDDPQVTQILRESLVLIDPLENPDGRARFVASNAQAMGPLPDAEPFAAEHNEPWPGGRANHYLFDMNRDWFAQSQAETRGRTKFFLQWFPQVVVDLHEMSGDSSYYFAPPADPLNPHITPQQIGWFNTIGKANAAKFDERGFAYFNREVYDSFYPGYGESWPIFHGAIGMTYEMASARGLTWRRTDEDLLTYRDGVLRHFTSAITTLATSAANREQLLRDFVAYRRSAISDGEKGRTRAWLVPVGADPARAHRFAQLLRDQGFDVLQSSESITVGTRTLAVGTYVVPAAQPAGRLLQNLLDPSIAQPDAFVKEQDRRRRKRLPDQMYDVTGWHLPSAYDVEVLALDHPVRTQAMAALPPATVPAAKVGYLVPWGLGAARLVVAAQAAGLRVRFAGEGFTVVGRAYPTGTAIIRSAENPADTAATLSRLVTEHRADVVAIDSAFTEAGISLGSNEVVALKAPRVLLAWDAPTSSQSAGWARYVLERRFGQRVTAVRVSAFMQADLTRFDVVVLPSGNYSPALSGAAVQRLKDWVSAGGTLITIAEATRWATRDGVNLLDTTAELRDGRPEASGGGGSGSGSGGGSGAGGGSARPSGGGGGGAAATVPAAAEPKSIDLEKATLPKEEPPVSTSGALMRANVDPEHWLSAGSGRELHVMVEGTRVFSPITLDKGRNVATYATGESAVSAGLMWPEARTQLGNKPALIEQPRGRGHVIAFVEDPNFRAFMEGTELLFINAVLLGPAH from the coding sequence GTGAACACACGTCTTCTCGAGTTTTCCCTGGCCGTCATGCTCACCAGCATGGCGGCCTCGTCGTCTCTCGCCCAGGCACCGGCCGCGACCCCGGCCCCGTTCGCGCCAGGTGTCCGCTATAGCGATGCCGTCCCGACCCTCGAGCAGGTGCTCGGTCACGCACCAGGGACGGCGATCACGCTGCCTGACGGGGTCGTGACCTATCTGAAGGCGCTCGCGCAAGCGGCGCCGACCCGCACTCGATTGATCGAGTACGGCCGTACCTGGGAGGGGCGGCCGCTGGTCGTGCTCGTCATCGCCTCGGCCGAGCGGATGGCGCAACTGGACGCCGTGCAGAAGGGACTGCAGCGCCTGGCCGATCCGCGCGTGCTCGCGTCTGGCGAGGAGGATCGGCTGGTTGCGTCCCTGCCGGTCACGGTGTGGCTGATGCATGCGGTGCACGGCAACGAGATCTCCTCGGTGGATGCCGCGCTGCTCGAGGCCTATCACCTGCTCGCGGCCCAGGACGATCCCCAGGTCACGCAGATCCTGCGAGAGTCGCTCGTGTTGATCGACCCGCTGGAAAATCCTGACGGGCGCGCGCGCTTTGTCGCCTCCAACGCGCAGGCGATGGGGCCGCTCCCCGATGCCGAACCGTTCGCAGCCGAGCACAACGAGCCGTGGCCCGGCGGGCGAGCCAATCACTACCTGTTCGACATGAACCGTGACTGGTTCGCGCAGTCGCAGGCCGAAACGCGCGGGCGCACGAAATTCTTCCTGCAGTGGTTTCCGCAGGTCGTGGTCGATTTGCACGAAATGAGCGGCGATTCGTCGTACTACTTCGCGCCGCCGGCCGACCCGCTCAATCCGCACATCACCCCGCAGCAGATCGGCTGGTTCAACACGATCGGCAAGGCGAACGCCGCGAAGTTCGACGAGCGCGGCTTCGCCTACTTCAACCGCGAGGTCTACGACTCGTTCTATCCGGGGTACGGCGAGTCGTGGCCGATCTTCCACGGTGCGATCGGCATGACGTACGAGATGGCCTCGGCGCGCGGGCTGACCTGGCGCCGCACGGACGAGGACCTGCTCACGTATCGCGACGGCGTGCTGCGCCATTTCACGTCGGCGATCACCACCCTCGCGACGTCGGCGGCCAATCGCGAGCAGCTCCTGCGCGACTTCGTGGCCTATCGCCGCAGCGCCATCAGCGACGGCGAGAAGGGCAGGACGCGCGCCTGGCTGGTGCCGGTCGGCGCCGATCCCGCCCGCGCGCACCGGTTCGCGCAGCTGCTGCGCGACCAGGGCTTCGACGTGCTGCAGTCGTCCGAGTCGATCACGGTCGGCACCCGGACGCTCGCAGTCGGCACTTACGTCGTGCCCGCCGCGCAACCGGCCGGCCGCCTTTTGCAGAACCTGCTCGATCCGTCGATTGCGCAGCCCGATGCCTTCGTGAAGGAGCAGGATCGCCGTCGCCGGAAGCGTCTGCCGGACCAGATGTACGACGTGACCGGCTGGCATCTGCCCTCGGCCTACGACGTCGAGGTCCTGGCGCTGGACCACCCGGTGCGGACGCAGGCAATGGCGGCGTTGCCGCCCGCGACGGTGCCGGCGGCCAAGGTAGGCTACCTGGTGCCTTGGGGGCTCGGGGCAGCCCGCCTGGTGGTGGCTGCGCAGGCGGCGGGGCTGCGCGTCCGGTTCGCCGGCGAGGGCTTCACCGTCGTCGGCCGTGCCTATCCAACGGGCACCGCGATCATCCGCTCGGCCGAGAACCCCGCTGACACGGCGGCCACGTTGTCGCGACTGGTCACCGAACACCGCGCCGACGTCGTCGCCATCGACTCCGCGTTCACCGAGGCAGGCATCTCCCTGGGGAGCAACGAGGTCGTGGCGCTCAAGGCGCCGCGGGTGCTGCTTGCGTGGGACGCCCCGACATCGTCCCAGAGCGCCGGCTGGGCGCGGTATGTCCTCGAACGTCGGTTCGGGCAGCGCGTGACCGCCGTCCGGGTCAGCGCGTTCATGCAGGCCGACCTGACGCGCTTTGACGTCGTCGTGTTGCCGTCGGGCAACTATTCGCCGGCATTGTCAGGCGCGGCAGTGCAGCGGCTGAAGGACTGGGTGTCGGCCGGCGGCACGCTGATCACGATCGCGGAGGCCACGCGCTGGGCGACGCGTGATGGCGTCAACCTGCTCGACACGACGGCGGAACTCCGTGACGGCCGTCCGGAAGCCAGTGGCGGTGGTGGCAGTGGTTCCGGTAGTGGTGGCGGCAGCGGCGCGGGCGGCGGCAGTGCCCGGCCGAGCGGCGGCGGTGGCGGCGGGGCAGCGGCGACGGTGCCAGCGGCAGCCGAGCCGAAGTCGATCGATCTCGAGAAGGCGACCCTCCCCAAGGAAGAACCGCCCGTGTCCACCTCCGGCGCACTGATGCGCGCCAACGTGGATCCCGAGCATTGGCTCTCTGCCGGAAGCGGCAGGGAACTGCACGTCATGGTAGAGGGCACGCGTGTCTTCTCGCCCATCACCCTCGACAAGGGCCGCAACGTCGCGACGTATGCCACCGGCGAGAGTGCCGTGTCGGCCGGGTTGATGTGGCCGGAAGCCCGCACGCAGCTGGGCAACAAGCCGGCGCTCATCGAACAGCCACGCGGGCGCGGACATGTAATCGCGTTTGTCGAGGACCCGAACTTCCGCGCCTTCATGGAAGGGACCGAACTGTTGTTCATCAACGCCGTGCTGCTCGGCCCGGCGCATTAG
- a CDS encoding GNAT family N-acetyltransferase, with protein MSGTFVIRAASEADAAAIAAVCTRASRVAYADLVTGDYLDRMIAHFYGTDRMRQEIAPSPGWFGFVVAVDGEEVVGVAGTGQSAQHPEACELFALYVDPAAQRRGIGQRLVAQAVAACETAGAHRLDVAVLPGNLPAIRFYEACGFTVAGERAIYAPFGPHGGPEVALIYTRHL; from the coding sequence ATGAGCGGCACCTTCGTGATCCGTGCGGCGAGTGAGGCCGACGCCGCTGCCATCGCGGCGGTGTGCACACGCGCGTCACGCGTGGCGTACGCCGATCTCGTCACGGGTGATTACCTCGATCGCATGATTGCCCATTTCTATGGCACCGACCGGATGCGTCAGGAGATCGCGCCCTCGCCGGGCTGGTTCGGGTTCGTCGTCGCCGTGGATGGCGAGGAGGTCGTGGGTGTCGCGGGCACCGGGCAGAGCGCCCAGCACCCGGAGGCGTGCGAGTTGTTCGCGCTGTACGTCGATCCTGCCGCGCAACGCCGCGGCATCGGCCAGCGGTTGGTGGCGCAGGCCGTCGCCGCGTGCGAGACAGCAGGCGCGCACCGTCTCGATGTGGCCGTGTTGCCGGGCAACCTGCCGGCCATCCGCTTCTACGAGGCGTGCGGCTTCACGGTCGCCGGCGAGCGCGCGATTTACGCCCCGTTCGGGCCGCACGGCGGACCAGAGGTGGCGCTCATCTACACGCGCCACCTCTGA
- a CDS encoding SGNH/GDSL hydrolase family protein has translation MLSLCLSGCSGSNSGTTPTSPTPGTSTPVAYTPLGASDAAGGGASVPCLPLATSCRDSTGYVGLVQRRLSESRTVSLLNLALPGGVLSPDVEALGDDLGRNIPGNFLAHLAPLVPPATTLVTIFAGGNDTNTIASAIGAGRGGTDPSGYLTQQVQGFARDYGRLIDAVRARAPGAFIVVMNTPNFGALPYMAGRPVEDRRIVQDVSVRLTREAINPLASRVPVVDLMCDARSYQPGMYSADGFHPNDQGHAYLSEVLLQAITTGSAPAPAGSCGFMTIAG, from the coding sequence GTGCTTTCGCTCTGCCTGTCAGGGTGTAGCGGCAGCAACAGCGGCACCACGCCGACCTCGCCCACGCCAGGCACGTCGACGCCGGTTGCCTACACACCTCTCGGCGCGAGCGACGCCGCGGGTGGGGGCGCGAGTGTCCCCTGCCTGCCACTGGCCACCAGTTGCCGCGACAGCACCGGCTACGTGGGCCTCGTGCAACGCCGGCTCTCTGAGTCGCGAACCGTCTCGCTCCTCAACCTGGCCTTGCCTGGCGGCGTGCTGAGCCCGGACGTCGAGGCGCTCGGCGACGATCTCGGACGCAACATCCCCGGCAACTTTCTCGCCCACCTGGCACCGTTGGTACCCCCGGCGACGACGCTGGTCACCATCTTTGCGGGTGGCAACGACACCAACACGATCGCGTCGGCGATCGGCGCCGGCCGCGGTGGCACTGATCCGTCCGGCTACCTCACGCAGCAGGTGCAGGGGTTTGCGCGCGACTATGGACGCCTCATCGACGCCGTGCGCGCTCGCGCGCCGGGCGCGTTCATCGTGGTGATGAACACGCCGAATTTCGGCGCCCTTCCGTACATGGCCGGGCGGCCGGTTGAGGATCGGCGGATCGTGCAGGACGTCTCGGTGCGTCTCACGAGGGAAGCCATCAATCCACTTGCCAGTCGTGTGCCGGTCGTGGACCTGATGTGTGACGCGCGTTCCTATCAGCCCGGCATGTATTCGGCCGACGGCTTCCATCCCAACGACCAGGGACATGCCTACCTCTCGGAAGTCCTCCTGCAGGCGATCACCACCGGATCCGCGCCAGCCCCTGCCGGCAGTTGCGGATTCATGACGATCGCGGGATGA
- a CDS encoding M14 family metallopeptidase: MPESESRRLPARLRRASLIFCLVAAGAAAIGTESRAAAGQAAVAAPTTSSGITSPREQFGFAIGDDYQLATYEQLTAYWKRLDEQSDRMSLVDIGKTAEGRPQWMAIITSPENHRKLERLKTIARRLALAEDVSTESEARALAAEGKAVVWIDGGLHANETLGAQQLIETVYQLVSGTDAELTRILDNVVILAVHANPDGHDLVANWYLRERDPLKRSLDDLPRLYQKYAGHDNNRDSYMSALAESANMNRVLYREWYPQIMYNHHQTGPIGTVMFAPPFRDPFNYVFDPLIPTTLDLVGAAMHTRFAAENKPGVTMRRGANYSTWWNGGLRTTVYFHNMVGLLTETIGNPTPIEIPFRPDRQLPSADLPFPIAPQTWHMRQSIEYSLTANRAVFDLAARYREQFLFNIWRMGRNAIERGQRDTWTMYPRRVQKVQAAAQASGSASAQRSPRGAAGSAPRALFDTVLRDPALRDPRGYVLAADQADFPTAITFVNTLIRAGVTVHRATAPFTVQGRSYPAGSLVVKTAQAFRPHVLDMFEPQDHPDDFQYPGGPPIPPYDSAGWTLAFQMGVQADRILDAFDGPFERVPDELGIPPGRVTGAASANAFVFTHQSNQAFRAINRLLKAGERVEWLPDGRFRVAGTRATKARLTEIAASTGVNFEGVTEATPGGQALGPVRIALWDRYGGSMPSGWLRLVLEQFEFPYEVVYPPQLDAGQLRSKYDVIILPDGAIPEAGAGAFAARALRSENIPDEYRARIGAYSEATTLPQLRAFLEAGGTVLTIGSSTALGQQLGLPVGNKLVDAKGAPLAAEQFYVPGSILRVKVDTTQPLAQGLRAETDVYFDNSPVFTLPADAKSKGITPVAWFDSPAPLRSGWAWGQAQLDGGVAIAEAKVGQGRLVLFGPEITFRAQPHGTFKFLFNGIYRSSVR; this comes from the coding sequence ATGCCAGAGTCCGAGTCCAGACGCTTACCCGCGCGCCTTCGTCGCGCGTCGCTCATCTTCTGCCTCGTTGCAGCCGGCGCCGCGGCCATCGGCACGGAGTCGCGTGCCGCTGCCGGGCAGGCGGCCGTTGCCGCGCCGACGACCTCGTCAGGCATCACGTCGCCCAGGGAGCAATTCGGGTTCGCCATCGGTGACGATTACCAGCTCGCAACGTACGAGCAGCTCACCGCGTACTGGAAGCGGCTCGACGAGCAGTCGGACCGCATGAGCCTCGTCGACATCGGCAAGACCGCCGAGGGTCGCCCGCAGTGGATGGCCATCATCACCTCGCCGGAGAACCATCGCAAGCTGGAGCGCCTGAAGACCATCGCGCGCCGGCTGGCCCTGGCCGAGGACGTCTCGACCGAATCCGAGGCGCGGGCGTTGGCCGCGGAGGGCAAGGCGGTGGTGTGGATCGACGGGGGACTGCACGCCAACGAGACGCTCGGCGCGCAGCAACTGATCGAGACTGTGTACCAACTGGTGAGCGGCACCGACGCGGAACTCACGCGCATCCTCGACAACGTCGTGATCCTTGCGGTGCACGCCAACCCGGACGGCCACGACCTGGTCGCCAACTGGTACCTGCGCGAGCGCGATCCCCTCAAGCGCTCGCTCGACGACCTGCCCCGGCTCTACCAGAAGTACGCGGGTCACGACAACAACCGCGACTCGTACATGAGCGCGCTTGCCGAGTCGGCGAACATGAACCGCGTGTTGTACCGCGAGTGGTACCCGCAGATCATGTACAACCACCACCAGACGGGCCCAATCGGCACCGTCATGTTCGCGCCGCCGTTCCGCGATCCGTTCAACTACGTGTTCGACCCGCTGATACCGACGACGCTCGACCTGGTCGGTGCGGCGATGCACACCAGGTTCGCCGCCGAGAACAAGCCCGGCGTGACGATGCGCAGGGGAGCGAACTATTCCACGTGGTGGAATGGCGGGCTGCGAACCACGGTGTACTTCCACAACATGGTCGGTCTGCTTACTGAGACGATCGGCAATCCGACCCCCATCGAGATTCCGTTCAGGCCCGATCGTCAGTTGCCGAGCGCCGATCTCCCGTTCCCGATCGCCCCGCAGACGTGGCACATGCGGCAGAGCATCGAGTACTCGCTGACGGCCAACCGTGCCGTGTTCGACCTGGCGGCGCGCTATCGCGAGCAGTTCCTCTTCAACATCTGGCGCATGGGGCGCAACGCCATCGAACGTGGCCAGCGTGACACCTGGACGATGTACCCGCGCCGAGTGCAGAAGGTGCAGGCGGCGGCGCAGGCGTCGGGGTCCGCGTCCGCGCAGCGATCGCCTCGCGGCGCTGCCGGCAGCGCGCCGCGGGCGCTGTTTGACACCGTGCTCCGCGACCCGGCACTGCGTGACCCGCGCGGTTACGTGCTGGCTGCCGATCAGGCCGACTTCCCGACGGCGATCACCTTCGTGAACACCCTCATCAGGGCCGGTGTGACAGTCCATCGCGCGACCGCACCGTTCACCGTGCAGGGCCGCTCGTATCCCGCGGGGTCGCTGGTCGTGAAGACCGCGCAGGCGTTCCGGCCGCACGTGCTCGACATGTTCGAGCCACAGGATCACCCCGACGACTTCCAGTACCCCGGTGGGCCGCCCATCCCGCCGTACGACAGCGCAGGCTGGACGCTGGCGTTCCAGATGGGCGTGCAGGCCGATCGCATCCTCGATGCCTTCGACGGGCCGTTCGAGCGCGTGCCCGATGAACTCGGCATCCCCCCAGGCCGCGTGACCGGCGCCGCCTCGGCCAATGCGTTCGTCTTCACTCACCAGAGCAACCAGGCGTTCAGGGCCATCAACCGGCTCCTGAAGGCGGGCGAGCGCGTCGAGTGGCTGCCCGACGGGCGGTTTCGCGTCGCCGGCACGCGCGCGACGAAGGCGCGGCTCACGGAGATCGCCGCCAGCACCGGCGTGAATTTCGAGGGTGTCACCGAGGCGACGCCCGGCGGGCAGGCGCTCGGTCCGGTGCGGATCGCCCTCTGGGACCGCTACGGCGGGTCGATGCCCTCAGGCTGGCTGCGGCTGGTGCTTGAACAGTTCGAGTTCCCTTACGAAGTTGTGTACCCGCCGCAATTGGACGCAGGACAGTTGCGGTCGAAGTACGACGTCATCATCCTGCCCGACGGCGCCATCCCGGAGGCCGGCGCCGGCGCGTTTGCGGCACGGGCACTGCGATCCGAGAACATCCCGGACGAGTACCGCGCCCGCATCGGCGCCTACTCGGAGGCCACGACGCTGCCGCAGTTGCGTGCATTCCTCGAGGCAGGCGGGACGGTGCTGACGATCGGGAGTTCGACGGCGCTGGGGCAGCAGCTCGGATTGCCGGTCGGCAACAAACTCGTCGACGCCAAGGGCGCCCCTCTTGCCGCCGAGCAGTTCTACGTGCCGGGCTCGATCCTGCGCGTGAAGGTGGACACGACCCAACCGCTTGCCCAGGGGCTGCGCGCCGAGACCGACGTCTACTTCGACAACAGCCCGGTCTTCACGTTGCCCGCTGATGCCAAGTCGAAGGGAATCACGCCTGTTGCCTGGTTCGATTCACCGGCGCCACTGCGCAGCGGGTGGGCGTGGGGCCAGGCACAGTTGGACGGTGGCGTCGCCATCGCAGAGGCGAAGGTAGGGCAGGGGCGTCTCGTCCTGTTCGGACCGGAAATCACCTTCCGGGCCCAGCCGCACGGCACGTTCAAGTTCCTGTTCAACGGCATCTACCGCAGCTCTGTGAGGTAG
- a CDS encoding nuclear transport factor 2 family protein, which yields MRRAPAFAVLGFLAALAAELPAQPPGAWQSLVEAERAFAADSVRTTIREAFLAHLHPQSVLFNPGPVNGIELYTGRPPRAGQLAWAPEVVDVAVSGDFGYSTGPHQFRRTPDGEVLRQGYFCSVWVRSASAPWKVLIDLGTAQPTPVTLDVTPRDPTPAAGVSAGAGAAATLAEAERQFAQAAERDQVATYRALLARHARVYRDGGAPTEGVLPALEVIARRGTLARVTPEKTDVASSGDMGYAYGRLELADAGPGAAPVYYVRVWRHDPQGWRVVLDVDTWVATH from the coding sequence ATGCGACGAGCGCCTGCGTTTGCCGTCCTCGGGTTCCTCGCCGCGCTCGCGGCGGAACTGCCGGCCCAACCTCCTGGCGCCTGGCAGTCGCTCGTGGAGGCGGAGCGCGCGTTCGCCGCCGACTCCGTCCGGACCACGATTCGTGAGGCGTTCCTTGCGCATCTGCATCCGCAGTCGGTGCTGTTCAACCCAGGCCCGGTCAACGGCATCGAGCTCTACACCGGCCGGCCGCCGCGGGCCGGGCAGCTCGCGTGGGCCCCAGAGGTCGTGGACGTCGCGGTGTCCGGCGACTTCGGCTACTCGACGGGGCCGCACCAGTTTCGCCGCACGCCGGACGGCGAAGTCTTGCGGCAGGGGTATTTCTGCAGTGTGTGGGTGCGTTCGGCGAGCGCGCCCTGGAAAGTCCTGATCGACCTCGGCACGGCCCAGCCGACGCCGGTAACGCTCGACGTGACCCCGCGGGACCCGACGCCCGCGGCCGGGGTCTCGGCGGGTGCCGGCGCCGCGGCCACACTCGCGGAGGCGGAGCGGCAGTTCGCGCAGGCGGCCGAACGAGACCAGGTCGCGACGTACCGCGCCCTGCTCGCACGGCACGCGCGCGTGTACCGCGATGGCGGCGCCCCGACGGAGGGCGTGCTTCCGGCCCTGGAGGTGATTGCGCGCCGTGGCACACTCGCGCGCGTCACACCGGAGAAGACCGACGTGGCGTCATCGGGCGACATGGGTTACGCGTACGGTCGTCTCGAACTGGCCGACGCTGGTCCCGGTGCGGCCCCCGTCTACTACGTGCGCGTCTGGCGGCACGACCCGCAAGGCTGGCGCGTCGTGCTCGACGTGGACACGTGGGTCGCTACACACTGA
- a CDS encoding diguanylate cyclase, producing MAAFLHPVRLLPVVAACAFAGAILLASGRAVAGALLLGMGLGAGALGLLVARTPPRVRREPTTDYVQASLVEALAGAIDAKNDPSGKRLHRRRTWAAALGEAIGLPAADIEALRTAALLLDIGQLAVPDHILFKPGPLSVEEFHKIRIHPQVSAGLIEGVPLPKAVGEFVRSHHERWDGKGYPEGLAREAIPVGARVLAVVDNYDALVSERPYRDRLTRDAAIAVLREEEGKSLDPSLVERFITLLPSIEGGPSLDITMDRSLVSIVSARREDVALFEISQAITAGLGVEGTAQLLAQKLRRVIPYSSAALYLYDVSRRSFKAAFTEGIEAEMLATVVMAADAGMFGQSLREQRAVANGDPQTCMDARAAAVTRLRSSIVCPLYGEQNDLVGALAIYHVTPGCYTQDECRLLEMVARQAGPVVSHALQLSRAQEEALTDPLTGLPNTRFLWMHLTQELARASRQASRLALLLIDVDDFKTVNDNEGHPVGDLALRELATVLRQAVRPYDVCARYGGDEFVIMLPECGREEAEERLRDLQAAIKRHEVRLGDGRAFSLAVSIGAAVFPRDGDSAEALLAAADARMYQDKQRWRDDGERRAGDSFPGGLPRPPLHKM from the coding sequence GTGGCCGCCTTCCTCCACCCCGTCCGGTTGCTACCCGTCGTAGCGGCCTGCGCCTTCGCCGGCGCGATCCTGCTCGCGTCCGGACGCGCTGTGGCGGGAGCGCTGCTCCTCGGGATGGGCCTCGGAGCCGGCGCCCTGGGACTGCTCGTCGCACGGACCCCGCCACGGGTCCGCCGGGAGCCGACGACCGACTACGTCCAGGCCTCACTCGTCGAGGCCCTGGCTGGCGCCATCGACGCCAAAAACGATCCGTCCGGCAAGCGTCTGCACCGCCGGCGCACCTGGGCCGCCGCCCTTGGCGAGGCCATCGGGCTGCCGGCCGCCGACATCGAAGCGCTGCGGACGGCCGCGTTGCTGCTCGACATTGGCCAGCTCGCCGTCCCCGACCACATCCTCTTCAAGCCGGGTCCCCTGTCGGTCGAGGAGTTTCACAAGATCCGGATTCACCCCCAGGTCAGCGCCGGGCTGATCGAGGGCGTGCCGCTGCCGAAGGCTGTCGGCGAATTCGTGCGCTCGCATCACGAGCGCTGGGACGGCAAGGGCTATCCCGAGGGACTGGCCAGGGAAGCAATCCCCGTCGGTGCACGCGTGCTCGCCGTCGTCGACAACTACGACGCGCTGGTCAGCGAGCGGCCCTACCGCGATCGGCTGACACGCGACGCGGCAATCGCCGTCCTTCGTGAGGAGGAAGGCAAGTCGCTCGATCCCTCGCTCGTGGAACGGTTCATCACGTTGCTGCCCTCGATCGAGGGCGGGCCGTCGCTGGACATCACGATGGACCGATCGCTTGTCTCCATCGTCTCCGCGCGGCGCGAAGACGTGGCGCTGTTCGAAATCTCGCAGGCCATCACCGCGGGCCTCGGCGTCGAGGGCACCGCCCAGCTGCTGGCGCAGAAGCTGCGCCGGGTGATTCCGTACTCGAGCGCGGCCCTCTACCTGTACGACGTGTCACGCCGCAGCTTCAAGGCGGCGTTCACCGAGGGGATCGAGGCCGAGATGCTGGCCACAGTCGTGATGGCGGCCGATGCAGGCATGTTCGGGCAGTCGCTGCGCGAGCAGCGCGCGGTGGCCAATGGCGACCCGCAGACCTGCATGGACGCGCGCGCCGCCGCCGTGACCCGGCTCCGCTCTTCCATCGTGTGCCCGCTCTACGGCGAGCAGAACGACCTCGTGGGCGCGTTGGCCATCTACCACGTGACGCCCGGCTGCTATACGCAGGACGAATGCCGGCTGCTCGAGATGGTGGCGCGTCAGGCGGGCCCGGTCGTCAGCCACGCGCTGCAACTGTCGCGGGCGCAGGAAGAGGCACTGACCGACCCGCTGACGGGCCTGCCCAACACACGCTTCCTCTGGATGCACCTGACCCAGGAGCTGGCGCGTGCGTCGCGGCAGGCGTCCCGGCTGGCGCTGCTGCTGATCGACGTCGACGACTTCAAGACGGTCAACGACAACGAAGGTCACCCGGTCGGCGACCTCGCCCTGCGTGAGTTGGCCACGGTGCTGCGGCAGGCCGTACGCCCCTACGACGTGTGCGCGCGGTACGGCGGCGACGAGTTCGTCATCATGCTGCCCGAGTGTGGACGCGAGGAGGCCGAGGAGCGCCTCCGAGACCTCCAGGCCGCTATCAAGCGGCACGAAGTACGCCTGGGCGACGGACGAGCGTTCTCGCTCGCCGTCAGCATCGGCGCGGCGGTCTTCCCGCGCGACGGCGATTCGGCCGAGGCCCTGCTGGCTGCGGCCGACGCCCGTATGTACCAGGACAAGCAGCGCTGGCGCGACGACGGCGAGCGGCGCGCCGGCGACAGCTTCCCGGGCGGCCTGCCCCGGCCGCCTCTCCACAAGATGTAA